From the Garra rufa chromosome 17, GarRuf1.0, whole genome shotgun sequence genome, one window contains:
- the LOC141290200 gene encoding uncharacterized protein, with the protein MEVDKYILTEALSALLGVTVKLQSDCNGLDGVIQLHITGLTTLALLGYEAFALVVQPVSYLTSLLTRLFVGDQQKSQETPTSESASSSLRKKIFAIPDDFFDPKFDFDFTNMSESKSDECTRGDEPYKRPYGWMRFALKVRDKYPDGNAWLGTDGWRSRSVPGEWPVSYHGTGLQGAEGIVQSHFKAGDRMAYGNGIYSSPDIKVAEVYATSKKFTSQKNGKTYKVIMQNRVNPQKREIIKEKNFWLVRIPKGTSTEKEKEIVESSIRPYGLLLKEM; encoded by the coding sequence ATGGAGGTGGACAAATATATCTTGACCGAGGCGCTCTCTGCCCTTCTGGGAGTCACGGTAAAACTACAGTCCGATTGTAACGGTTTAGATGGAGTCATACAGTTGCATATCACTGGTCTGACAACTCTTGCCCTTCTTGGTTATGAAGCATTTGCGCTTGTGGTCCAACCTGTGTCGTATCTAACTTCTTTACTGACGCGGCTGTTTGTTGGTGATCAGCAGAAGTCACAAGAGACCCCCACAAGCGAAAGCGCGAGTTCTTCTCTCCGGAAGAAAATATTTGCAATCCCAGATGACTTTTTTGACCCAAAGTTTGATTTTGACTTTACGAACATGTCCGAGTCAAAGTCTGACGAGTGCACGCGCGGGGACGAGCCATACAAGCGGCCCTACGGCTGGATGCGCTTCGCGCTTAAGGTTCGGGATAAATATCCGGACGGGAACGCTTGGCTGGGAACAGACGGATGGAGGAGCCGTTCCGTGCCCGGTGAGTGGCCAGTCTCCTACCACGGAACCGGGTTACAGGGGGCTGAGGGCATTGTACAGTCTCACTTCAAGGCGGGAGACCGTATGGCATACGGAAATGGGATTTATTCATCTCCAGACATCAAGGTGGCAGAAGTATATGCAACAAGCAAGAAATTCACGTCGCAAAAGAATGGAAAGACTTACAAAGTCATCATGCAGAACAGAGTCAACCCCCAGAAGAGGGAAATCATCAAGGAGAAGAACTTTTGGTTGGTCCGTATACCAAAAGGGACATCTactgaaaaagagaaagaaattgTGGAGAGCTCAATCCGCCCTTATGGCCTTCTGCTTAAAGAGATGTAA
- the LOC141290216 gene encoding uncharacterized protein, translating to MEVNKYIVTEALSAILGVTVKLQSDCKNLDKATELQITSLTALALLENEAFKVPPVTCLTSSLTRLSVGDQKNSQATPKREPRTGSSLRKELFVISDDFFDPVFDFDFTNMSELKFDSVCTRGDEPYKRPYGWMRFALKVRDKYPDGIAWLGTVGWRNRSSPGEWPVSYHGTDLKGAEGIIRSHFKAGDRQAFGRGIYSSPDIGVADIFAKSKTFTSEKNGKTYKVIMQNRINPKKREIKDENIWLVPIPEGTSAEKEREIVKSSIRPYGLLLKKV from the coding sequence ATGGAGGTGAACAAATATATTGTCACCGAGGCGCTCTCTGCTATTCTGGGAGTCACTGTGAAATTGCAATCAGATTGTAAAAATTTAGATAAAGCCACTGAACTGCAAATTACCAGTTTGACAGCTCTTGCACTTCTTGAAAATGAAGCGTTCAAAGTGCCACCTGTGACTTGTCTAACTTCTTCTCTGACCCGATTGTCTGTTGGTGATCAGAAGAATTCACAAGCAACTCCGAAAAGGGAACCGCGGACCGGTTCTTCTCTCCGGAAGGAATTATTTGTCATCTCCGATGACTTCTTTGATCCAGTGTTTGACTTCGACTTCACGAACATGTCCGAGTTAAAGTTTGATTCCGTGTGCACGCGCGGAGACGAGCCATACAAGCGGCCCTACGGCTGGATGCGCTTCGCCCTGAAGGTTCGGGATAAATATCCGGACGGGATCGCTTGGCTGGGAACAGTCGGATGGAGGAACCGTTCCTCGCCTGGTGAGTGGCCAGTCTCCTACCACGGAACCGATTTAAAGGGGGCTGAGGGCATCATACGGTCTCACTTCAAGGCCGGAGACCGTCAAGCGTTCGGAAGAGGGATTTATTCATCTCCAGACATCGGCGTAGCAGATATATTTGCGAAAAGCAAGACCTTTACGTCGGAAAAGAATGGAAAGACTTACAAAGTCATAATGCAGAATAGAATCAACCCAAAGAAGAGGGAAATTAAGGACGAAAACATTTGGTTGGTCCCAATACCTGAAGGCACATctgcagagaaagagagagaaatcgTGAAGAGCTCAATCCGACCTTATGGCCTTCTACTTAAAAAGGTGTAG